The following are from one region of the Cytobacillus firmus genome:
- a CDS encoding L-threonine 3-dehydrogenase — protein sequence MKRIMITGALGQIGSELTLKLREIYGTDNVIATDIRKNDSEAANSGPFEMVDVTDAKSMMDTAKKYNVDTVIHMAALLSATAEANPVFAWNLNMGGLMNALETARECNAQFFTPSSIGAFGPSTPKDNTPQDTIHRPTTMYGVNKVAGELLSDYYYYKFGVDTRGLRFPGLISYVTPPGGGTTDYAVEIYYEAIKNGRYTSYIDKGTYMDMMYMPDALNAIIDLMEVDADKLIHRNSFNVTAMSFEPEQIAAEIRKHIPGFEISYEVDPVRQGIADSWPNSIDASAAREEWGFKADFDLAKMTADMLDKLRTKL from the coding sequence ATGAAACGGATAATGATTACGGGAGCATTAGGTCAAATCGGCTCTGAACTAACCTTGAAATTAAGAGAAATCTATGGAACGGATAATGTTATCGCAACAGACATCAGAAAAAATGATTCTGAGGCTGCTAATTCAGGACCATTTGAAATGGTTGACGTTACCGATGCAAAATCAATGATGGACACAGCAAAGAAATATAATGTAGATACAGTTATTCATATGGCTGCTCTATTATCAGCTACAGCTGAGGCTAACCCGGTATTTGCATGGAATTTAAATATGGGCGGACTTATGAATGCACTTGAAACAGCTAGAGAATGCAATGCACAATTCTTTACGCCAAGCTCCATTGGTGCATTTGGCCCTTCTACACCTAAAGACAACACTCCACAGGATACGATTCACCGCCCTACTACCATGTATGGCGTGAATAAAGTTGCAGGCGAATTGCTGTCGGATTACTACTATTACAAGTTTGGTGTGGATACCAGAGGCCTGAGGTTCCCTGGTTTAATCTCCTATGTAACTCCTCCAGGGGGCGGAACGACTGATTACGCTGTTGAGATCTATTATGAAGCCATTAAAAATGGCCGCTATACATCCTACATCGACAAAGGCACATATATGGATATGATGTATATGCCGGATGCGCTGAATGCTATCATTGATTTAATGGAAGTTGATGCAGATAAACTCATCCACCGCAACTCCTTTAATGTAACAGCGATGAGTTTTGAACCTGAACAGATTGCGGCTGAAATCAGAAAGCATATCCCAGGATTTGAAATTTCCTATGAAGTGGATCCTGTACGCCAGGGAATTGCAGACAGCTGGCCAAATTCGATTGATGCCTCAGCAGCAAGAGAAGAGTGGGGATTCAAAGCAGATTTTGACTTAGCAAAAATGACTGCTGATATGCTTGATAAATTAAGAACAAAATTATGA